From the genome of SAR324 cluster bacterium, one region includes:
- a CDS encoding PAS domain S-box protein: protein MKLLRLLIIENDYEQVLALKELLDNTDIIPTFCKSPEDVTLIGREYEWDVVITSMVDSEGVRLVHNIKHHQPWAKVILHAEDIEKEFLKRFINYGVFAYVKKQYSYEELLAQISHAFLQVQVELQQKSIEEALVSRTAELQKLNQKMEYEISQRKIVEKELQKLSDAVNQTADGIVITNFQGKIEFVNPAFEKISGFLRHEVMGKTPSIVKSGIYDEKFYNFFWKEIHSGKVVRLSFKNRRKNGDLFDVDQTITPIKDEWGNITHFVSIWKEVGAQT, encoded by the coding sequence ATGAAACTATTACGGTTGCTTATCATTGAGAATGATTATGAACAGGTTCTCGCCTTGAAGGAATTGCTGGACAATACGGATATCATCCCGACGTTCTGCAAGTCTCCGGAAGATGTGACCCTGATCGGTCGGGAATATGAGTGGGATGTGGTCATCACCAGCATGGTTGACAGTGAGGGTGTCAGACTGGTACATAACATCAAACATCACCAACCCTGGGCCAAAGTGATTTTACATGCAGAAGATATTGAAAAAGAATTTTTGAAACGGTTTATCAATTATGGTGTTTTTGCCTATGTAAAAAAACAGTATTCCTATGAGGAACTTCTGGCCCAGATTTCACATGCGTTTCTTCAGGTGCAGGTTGAGCTACAGCAAAAGAGCATTGAAGAAGCTCTGGTGAGCCGTACTGCGGAATTACAAAAACTCAATCAGAAAATGGAATATGAAATCTCACAACGTAAAATTGTAGAAAAAGAACTGCAGAAATTGTCTGATGCAGTCAATCAAACGGCTGATGGCATTGTGATTACTAATTTTCAGGGGAAAATTGAATTTGTGAATCCCGCCTTTGAAAAAATCTCGGGATTTCTACGCCATGAAGTGATGGGGAAAACACCCTCTATTGTAAAATCAGGCATTTATGATGAAAAATTTTACAATTTTTTCTGGAAAGAAATCCACTCCGGCAAGGTGGTCCGATTGTCTTTTAAAAATCGACGCAAAAATGGAGATTTATTTGATGTCGATCAAACCATCACACCCATCAAGGATGAATGGGGAAATATCACCCACTTTGTTTCAATCTGGAAAGAAGTCGGGGCACAGACATGA
- the lpxD gene encoding UDP-3-O-(3-hydroxymyristoyl)glucosamine N-acyltransferase encodes MQYTLKELSEYFEVPFQGNGDLLLTHACGVDQLSPGGICYITSPMGMTSVPIPRGMAHQTHADFSDTLYNEVAIIVPPDINSPNHHLIFSEDPLALHVQITEWLHPQPEPDGNIHPNAVIYPGTQLADGVTVGPHAVIYPGVIVGANTWIHAGCVIMENVRLGRDCMIYPNVVIREECRIGDRVTIHAGAVIGSDGHGYFQRQGINIKIPQVGIVVLEDDVEIGSCTTIDRARFNQTLIRKGSKIDNQVQIAHNVDIGEQALISAQTAVGGSTKTGHHLILGGQSGIRDHMEVGDHVTVAARAVITAKTPDRSVVAGMPGRPLDEWRQTQARINRLEELFERIRVLEDSIQHS; translated from the coding sequence ATGCAATACACACTTAAAGAACTGTCGGAGTATTTTGAAGTACCTTTCCAGGGAAATGGGGATCTCCTTCTGACTCATGCTTGTGGGGTGGATCAGTTGTCTCCCGGAGGTATCTGTTACATCACCTCGCCGATGGGGATGACCAGTGTGCCGATTCCACGGGGAATGGCGCATCAAACCCATGCGGATTTCAGTGACACACTGTATAATGAAGTTGCCATCATTGTTCCTCCTGATATCAACAGTCCCAATCACCATCTGATATTTTCCGAAGATCCACTCGCCTTACATGTGCAGATAACCGAGTGGTTGCATCCGCAACCCGAACCGGATGGCAACATTCATCCAAACGCTGTGATATATCCCGGAACACAATTGGCAGACGGGGTGACTGTTGGACCTCACGCAGTGATTTATCCGGGGGTGATTGTTGGTGCTAACACCTGGATTCATGCTGGCTGTGTGATTATGGAAAATGTACGCCTTGGCCGGGATTGTATGATCTATCCCAATGTGGTGATCCGTGAAGAATGCAGGATCGGCGACAGGGTGACGATCCACGCCGGTGCAGTGATCGGTTCGGATGGGCATGGATATTTCCAGCGCCAGGGGATCAACATTAAAATCCCACAGGTCGGAATTGTAGTTCTGGAGGATGATGTTGAGATTGGTTCATGCACCACAATTGACCGGGCCAGATTCAATCAGACGTTGATCCGCAAAGGGAGCAAAATTGATAATCAGGTTCAGATTGCTCACAATGTCGATATTGGTGAGCAGGCATTGATTTCTGCCCAAACAGCCGTAGGTGGCAGCACCAAAACCGGCCATCACCTGATTTTGGGCGGACAGTCAGGAATCAGGGATCATATGGAAGTTGGCGATCATGTCACGGTAGCCGCTCGAGCCGTGATTACAGCAAAAACCCCGGATAGAAGCGTAGTGGCTGGAATGCCGGGACGACCTCTTGACGAATGGCGTCAGACCCAGGCACGAATCAATCGTCTGGAAGAACTTTTTGAACGGATCCGTGTGCTGGAAGACTCTATTCAACATTCTTGA
- a CDS encoding transporter substrate-binding domain-containing protein has product MKLKHLILAVFVLWITPVYADTISLRADEWCPYNCSPESAKPGFMIEIAKAIFTGAGHQLDYQIQPWARAIEDTRGGKFNGIIGASRGDAEDFIFPENEQGSQTMSFFVKKGDSWTYSNLDSLKNRVLGVIKDYAYSDELDQYIEANAKNSKAVQVASGENALEINVKKILGGRIQVILEDPNVIAEYLENSNQQGALEVAGSLDKDNLYIAFGPQNPKSAQYAKLLSDGMNSLRKSGELKKILSKYGIKDWK; this is encoded by the coding sequence ATGAAACTCAAGCACCTCATTTTGGCAGTATTTGTCTTATGGATAACCCCGGTTTATGCCGATACCATTTCTCTACGCGCTGATGAATGGTGTCCTTACAACTGTAGTCCGGAAAGTGCCAAGCCAGGATTCATGATTGAAATTGCCAAAGCCATTTTTACCGGGGCGGGACATCAACTGGATTATCAGATTCAACCCTGGGCAAGAGCCATTGAAGACACTCGCGGTGGAAAATTCAACGGAATTATAGGTGCCTCCAGAGGAGATGCTGAAGACTTTATTTTTCCTGAAAATGAGCAGGGAAGCCAGACTATGTCGTTTTTCGTCAAAAAAGGCGATTCATGGACATACAGCAATCTTGATTCCCTGAAAAATCGGGTCCTCGGTGTCATCAAGGATTATGCCTACAGCGATGAACTGGATCAATACATTGAAGCCAATGCAAAAAACTCCAAGGCTGTGCAGGTCGCATCTGGCGAAAACGCCCTGGAAATCAACGTCAAAAAAATTCTGGGAGGCCGGATTCAGGTCATCCTGGAAGATCCAAACGTAATTGCTGAATATCTCGAAAACAGCAATCAACAGGGAGCCCTGGAGGTAGCTGGTTCACTGGACAAGGACAATCTGTATATTGCCTTTGGTCCCCAAAATCCAAAATCAGCGCAATATGCCAAATTGTTGTCTGACGGAATGAACAGCCTGAGAAAATCAGGAGAACTGAAAAAAATCTTAAGCAAATATGGCATAAAAGATTGGAAATAA
- a CDS encoding methyl-accepting chemotaxis protein, protein MMRGLVVKIGVGVAVLICIILLLSAALKIYLFSLNVNEKSMIQLTAQEQQSRLQLDKEEKALQSKITQTVNILSTILVDSVYDYASERTVKLIVPFLDDDILMVYVLNDQEALFAGMERSTDGTMKELSGLEQLSGDAYTTSVLKHDEESIGNVVVRYSRDRITALKKIIEQESLKTRKKMLEEKQHDIWQNITQYSIEGISVFVVLLVSIWWLTVRVVILPVRHLQRQVHEMASGNLNFQFDYQTNDELGDLAQSLEQMREVIQHRITRTLMESSQELSRVSGNLGEASSSLVDESKFLHQKNDAIMGSITQITQQIGGVAAATEQASQNIRELNRTIQTLSANIQQVENSSGHMDQYIQNSVHHVQQISSDLQQGSRTVSGLSEKMENIYENTNTIVKVSNQAAREGTQALEVTYSLTERAGNISNITRMLEDIAAQTSMLSLNASIEAAKAGNAGQGFSVVAASIRQLASQASQSNEQIVAEIGQIHQLIITTQSTVKNVNDRLVDLVKHNKDVAELILHENQNIHEFSDRMRHIMESSHAMVDSVEMVRKELLTVNDSIGHIAEEARYSSANLDETTSGLIEIAQSSGQMRQSSNNVSQTIQGVVTAIQQISDMAEGTRKQATEVIRISEQLDTSLAFFHRS, encoded by the coding sequence ATGATGAGAGGATTGGTTGTTAAAATCGGGGTTGGTGTGGCCGTATTGATTTGTATCATCCTGCTACTTTCCGCCGCCCTGAAGATTTATTTATTCTCTCTCAATGTGAATGAAAAATCCATGATCCAGTTGACAGCACAAGAACAACAATCTCGTCTGCAACTGGACAAGGAAGAAAAAGCACTTCAGAGCAAAATCACTCAGACTGTGAATATTCTATCCACGATTCTGGTGGATTCTGTTTATGATTACGCGTCAGAACGAACTGTCAAACTGATCGTGCCCTTTCTGGATGATGACATATTGATGGTGTATGTGCTGAATGATCAGGAGGCCCTTTTCGCAGGCATGGAACGTTCGACGGATGGCACCATGAAAGAACTTTCAGGCCTGGAACAATTATCTGGAGACGCATACACAACCTCAGTGTTGAAACATGATGAGGAATCCATAGGAAATGTGGTTGTGCGCTATTCCAGAGATCGAATCACCGCACTCAAGAAGATCATTGAACAGGAAAGCCTTAAAACCCGGAAAAAAATGCTGGAGGAAAAACAACATGATATCTGGCAGAATATCACGCAGTATTCAATTGAAGGAATCTCTGTTTTTGTTGTGTTGCTGGTGTCCATTTGGTGGTTGACCGTGCGGGTGGTCATTCTGCCAGTCAGGCACTTACAACGACAAGTCCATGAAATGGCCTCCGGTAATCTGAATTTTCAGTTTGATTATCAGACAAACGATGAACTGGGCGATTTAGCACAGTCGCTCGAACAAATGCGTGAAGTGATTCAGCATCGCATCACCAGAACGTTAATGGAGTCCTCTCAGGAACTCTCCCGGGTATCCGGAAATCTGGGTGAGGCCTCCTCAAGTCTGGTTGATGAATCGAAATTCCTTCACCAAAAAAATGATGCGATCATGGGTTCCATCACACAAATCACCCAACAGATTGGAGGTGTGGCGGCGGCAACAGAACAAGCATCCCAAAATATCCGTGAACTCAACAGAACCATTCAGACCTTGAGTGCCAACATTCAACAGGTGGAAAACTCTTCCGGACACATGGATCAGTATATTCAGAACAGTGTTCATCATGTTCAACAGATTTCAAGCGACCTTCAACAAGGCTCCAGGACCGTTTCAGGACTGTCTGAAAAAATGGAAAACATTTACGAAAACACAAACACCATCGTTAAAGTTTCCAATCAGGCGGCCAGGGAGGGAACTCAGGCCTTGGAAGTGACCTATTCGCTGACGGAACGGGCAGGCAACATTTCAAATATTACCCGAATGCTGGAAGACATTGCCGCACAAACAAGCATGTTATCACTGAATGCATCCATTGAAGCGGCAAAAGCTGGCAATGCCGGGCAGGGATTTTCGGTGGTGGCCGCAAGTATCAGACAACTTGCCTCTCAGGCCAGTCAATCCAATGAACAGATTGTCGCAGAAATCGGACAGATTCACCAACTCATCATCACCACACAATCAACCGTGAAAAATGTGAATGATCGTTTGGTTGATCTTGTGAAACATAACAAAGACGTAGCAGAGTTAATTCTACATGAAAATCAGAACATTCATGAGTTTTCTGACCGAATGCGTCATATCATGGAATCCAGCCATGCCATGGTGGATAGTGTGGAAATGGTGAGAAAAGAACTTCTGACAGTCAACGATTCGATCGGACATATCGCTGAGGAAGCTCGTTATTCTTCAGCTAATCTGGATGAAACGACAAGCGGACTGATTGAAATTGCGCAATCCTCTGGTCAGATGCGTCAATCTTCCAACAATGTGAGCCAGACCATTCAAGGGGTTGTGACCGCAATTCAGCAAATCAGCGACATGGCCGAAGGCACCAGAAAACAAGCCACAGAAGTCATACGCATTTCAGAACAACTCGATACGTCGCTGGCCTTCTTCCATCGATCCTGA
- a CDS encoding HAMP domain-containing protein, producing the protein MLRINLKNKIIVPVLLTILIVILSAYFFFTNTISTMQSGRMQTEAIKMKTAIENTLRSSAQNSLAQAAMFSRFPVVIEAYQQALSGNIDDPHDSRTQQAREKLREFFNPLLDGFRSHTGEKDFYLHFHLPNNRSLLRVWQKKQTNNGEDISDDLSSFRHTVVNINRQTQPRIIGIEVGRGGFVIRGIVPVTSPNGKHLGSVEVFSQFNPILEKITKTEGDGLAVFMNYELTDIATKLQETLNNPALENRFVYVTSTDKKLFENQTSLALLEEGSQGLSQPFQSDHHVYFAFPVSDYSQRQIGVIVFAQDVQSYQRVYKNVRNIMIIATIVVALILAFILFLVAESITRPIFRVSQGLHKLGENNLKYHLPSEDLSRQDEIGMMARDYELTLSKMSKVLGYLQNNARNVLSTSQELANFTAQMANNIGTIENQVTMTASASEQINSNMDTVAAATEQAAANILAVSSSGAELSINMQTIASSAEQSSTNMSSVTINIDKIANDINAVAATIEKLSGALADISNKTNDAMNISSNANKGIQITLKAMHQLGTISKKIGGFVQLINNIASQTNMLALNATIEAASAGESGKGFAVVAAEVKELAHQTADASNEIAKEIEEIQKYTDESLTSTQTISEIIAKVADISLAIAQSVGEQSTASEQTRLNVESIVVTANETVLNVKNADTAVKEITRSTAEASIASRDVSRNVSEGSTGVKEIAHSNAELSTSIKAVNNNVQKIQTAIVEINKGINQLKQNAEALSGVATTLNNVSTSFQWENTVTPSNWDGAFKLDKT; encoded by the coding sequence ATGCTACGTATAAACTTAAAAAATAAAATTATTGTTCCTGTATTACTCACCATTCTGATTGTGATTTTGTCGGCTTATTTTTTCTTTACCAACACAATCTCAACCATGCAATCAGGGCGCATGCAAACAGAAGCAATAAAAATGAAAACAGCTATTGAAAACACCTTGCGGAGTTCAGCGCAAAACAGCTTGGCCCAGGCGGCCATGTTCAGTCGCTTCCCGGTAGTGATTGAGGCCTATCAACAAGCGCTTTCCGGAAATATTGACGATCCCCATGATTCACGGACACAACAGGCCAGAGAAAAACTTCGTGAATTTTTTAATCCCTTATTAGACGGCTTCAGATCTCATACAGGAGAGAAAGATTTTTACCTTCATTTTCATCTGCCCAATAATCGCAGTCTGTTGCGGGTGTGGCAAAAAAAGCAAACGAACAATGGTGAAGATATTTCGGATGATCTTTCATCCTTTCGCCATACCGTGGTGAATATTAACCGGCAGACACAACCCAGAATTATCGGAATTGAAGTGGGCCGAGGCGGTTTTGTCATTCGGGGAATCGTTCCTGTAACAAGTCCCAATGGCAAACATTTGGGATCGGTAGAAGTGTTTTCGCAATTTAATCCCATTCTTGAAAAAATCACCAAAACGGAAGGGGATGGATTGGCCGTGTTTATGAACTATGAACTGACAGATATTGCGACAAAGCTTCAGGAAACATTGAACAACCCGGCACTGGAAAACCGATTCGTTTATGTCACCTCAACCGATAAAAAGCTGTTTGAGAATCAGACATCCCTTGCTCTTCTGGAAGAAGGAAGTCAGGGGTTATCACAACCGTTTCAAAGTGATCACCATGTGTACTTTGCCTTTCCTGTTTCCGATTACAGCCAACGTCAAATTGGAGTTATCGTGTTTGCACAGGATGTCCAAAGTTATCAACGTGTTTATAAAAATGTACGGAATATCATGATTATCGCCACAATCGTGGTTGCCTTGATTCTGGCCTTCATTTTATTTCTTGTGGCAGAATCCATCACACGTCCTATCTTTCGCGTGTCACAAGGATTACATAAATTGGGCGAAAACAATCTCAAGTATCATCTTCCGTCAGAGGATCTTTCCCGTCAGGATGAGATTGGTATGATGGCCAGAGACTATGAACTCACCCTGTCGAAAATGTCCAAAGTGCTTGGATATTTACAGAATAATGCAAGGAATGTGTTGAGTACCTCTCAGGAACTGGCCAATTTTACCGCTCAAATGGCGAACAATATCGGGACTATTGAAAATCAGGTGACAATGACCGCATCTGCGTCAGAACAGATTAACTCCAATATGGATACTGTGGCTGCCGCCACCGAACAGGCTGCCGCAAATATCCTGGCCGTGAGTTCTTCGGGAGCCGAACTCAGTATTAATATGCAAACAATTGCCAGTTCTGCCGAGCAATCTTCCACCAATATGTCCAGCGTAACGATTAACATTGATAAAATTGCCAATGATATTAACGCAGTCGCAGCTACAATTGAAAAATTATCCGGAGCCTTGGCTGATATTTCCAATAAAACGAATGACGCCATGAACATTTCCTCGAATGCCAACAAAGGAATTCAGATCACACTCAAGGCCATGCACCAGTTAGGAACAATTTCCAAAAAAATCGGCGGATTTGTTCAACTGATCAATAATATCGCGTCACAGACCAACATGCTGGCGCTCAATGCGACCATCGAGGCCGCAAGTGCAGGTGAATCAGGTAAGGGTTTTGCGGTAGTCGCTGCTGAAGTGAAGGAACTGGCCCATCAAACAGCCGATGCCAGCAACGAAATAGCAAAAGAAATTGAAGAAATTCAAAAATATACGGACGAATCGTTAACCAGCACTCAGACGATTTCCGAGATCATCGCAAAGGTCGCTGACATCAGTCTTGCCATTGCTCAATCCGTTGGAGAACAAAGTACGGCCTCAGAGCAAACCAGATTGAATGTTGAATCCATCGTAGTCACTGCCAATGAAACCGTTCTCAATGTCAAGAATGCGGACACGGCAGTCAAGGAAATCACACGTTCCACCGCTGAAGCTTCTATTGCGTCACGTGACGTATCTCGCAATGTTTCAGAAGGTTCTACGGGAGTCAAAGAAATTGCCCATTCTAACGCGGAGTTGTCTACCAGTATCAAAGCGGTCAATAACAATGTCCAGAAAATTCAAACAGCCATTGTTGAAATCAATAAAGGAATTAACCAGTTAAAACAAAACGCAGAGGCACTCTCCGGAGTTGCCACCACGCTCAACAACGTTTCTACAAGCTTTCAATGGGAGAATACCGTCACCCCATCCAACTGGGATGGTGCCTTCAAACTGGATAAGACGTGA
- a CDS encoding YeeE/YedE family protein: MAPFDLVELWGVSGSYVVALLIGLGFGAVLEMSGFGDSRKLAGQFYLKDMTVLKVMFTGIIVTATLIFTATSLGFLDFDRVWVNPTYMVPGIVGGLVMGVGFVIGGFCPGTSVVAMSTLKIDGLFFVLGVLFGVFLFSESVGFFDTFWRSTDMGRFTLADLFGIDAGIVLLGLILIALAAFYGAEISEKFFGGKIPLAKISLMPRNRVKLILSAGLIAVAVLISVKGQPTLQDKWSLIQEQEILKLSNREVYVPPAEVLNLMHETSIYLKLLDVRNESDFNLFHLSESRLVSLAQLENSSFAKSLAPHPGNTVIILISNEEQRATQAWKLLKAHGLLNLYILEGGINHWLDVYQVETTIARRVAIHDKGNEPLRYQFTRAVDERVSAAFPELPHSEHADHSPVHKVKLQKKKAASGGCG; encoded by the coding sequence ATGGCACCGTTTGATCTTGTTGAACTTTGGGGCGTATCCGGTTCCTATGTTGTCGCACTGCTGATCGGCCTGGGGTTCGGGGCTGTTCTGGAAATGTCCGGGTTTGGCGATTCCCGAAAACTTGCCGGGCAATTCTATCTTAAAGACATGACTGTGCTGAAAGTCATGTTCACCGGAATCATTGTGACCGCAACCCTGATTTTTACGGCCACCTCCCTCGGATTTCTGGATTTCGACCGGGTTTGGGTCAATCCGACCTACATGGTTCCCGGAATTGTAGGTGGTCTGGTCATGGGTGTGGGCTTTGTCATTGGCGGTTTCTGTCCGGGCACCTCTGTGGTGGCCATGTCTACCCTGAAAATTGACGGACTGTTTTTTGTCCTCGGAGTACTCTTCGGCGTCTTTCTGTTTAGTGAAAGTGTGGGTTTTTTTGACACTTTCTGGCGCTCCACCGACATGGGACGCTTCACCCTTGCGGACTTGTTCGGGATTGATGCTGGAATCGTACTGCTGGGACTGATTCTGATTGCGTTGGCCGCCTTTTATGGAGCTGAAATCAGTGAAAAGTTTTTTGGCGGAAAGATCCCCTTGGCTAAAATATCACTGATGCCCCGAAACCGGGTAAAATTGATATTATCCGCAGGACTGATCGCTGTCGCTGTGTTGATCTCAGTCAAAGGACAACCCACGCTACAAGATAAATGGAGCCTGATTCAGGAACAGGAAATACTGAAATTATCCAATCGTGAGGTGTACGTTCCGCCTGCTGAAGTGCTGAATCTCATGCATGAAACATCCATCTATCTGAAACTGCTGGATGTTCGCAATGAAAGTGATTTCAATCTGTTTCATCTGTCAGAATCCAGGCTGGTATCGCTTGCTCAGTTGGAAAATTCATCCTTTGCCAAATCTCTGGCGCCTCATCCCGGAAACACTGTCATTATTTTAATTTCCAATGAAGAACAACGCGCGACACAAGCCTGGAAACTGCTTAAAGCCCATGGGCTATTGAATCTGTATATTCTGGAAGGCGGAATCAATCATTGGCTTGACGTGTATCAGGTCGAGACAACGATTGCCCGTCGTGTGGCCATCCATGATAAGGGGAATGAACCGTTGCGCTATCAATTCACACGTGCCGTAGATGAACGCGTCTCTGCCGCATTTCCTGAACTGCCACACTCAGAACATGCGGACCATTCACCAGTTCACAAGGTAAAGCTTCAAAAGAAGAAAGCGGCAAGCGGCGGCTGTGGATAA